A single window of Amphiura filiformis chromosome 17, Afil_fr2py, whole genome shotgun sequence DNA harbors:
- the LOC140137589 gene encoding uncharacterized protein, whose product MRYFASFKCTSCTKHFSSFEYFKRHKKRHQRRYQYHDKATSTITKSWRYSSRSVFMKKYNRRVQVNLPQPMQGIEINENSQYSTLEVEPNTSPPNQQHHLKCEICCLLKPDDTLIEHLHAQTAHICTYSGSGHHQYMQGNLPQPMKGIEINENSQYSTLKVEPNTSPPNQQHHLKCLICYLLIPDDKLNEHLQTAHTSTYCGPGHHQYLYIKSHLTNEHYCAYCEKYLSKSDLRIHQRSQHFQCSDCKKYFTHKKGLRIHQKSAHAHVGCVYCNMRITKSDLQLHLKSEHFCEYCKKCFAKEYLKLHLKSEHFCEYCKSFFTKEDLNLHLRSEHLCVYCKTFFSKGDLKLHVKSEHFCIYCKTFYSKKDLHLHLRSEHMCVYCKTFFSNGDLKLHMKSTEHLCSYCQKSFTHKDLKRHLTSEHLCVYCKKYVEVRKLHLESEHICMVCKSHYITRKRSNFITNLSIYVRIARSFLQRKISNFISNLNIYVCIARRSS is encoded by the coding sequence ATGAGGTATTTTGCAAGTTTCAAGTGCACTTCGTGCACGAAACACTTTTCTTCTTTTGAGTATTTCAAGAGACATAAAAAACGGCATCAAAGACGCTACCAGTACCATGACAAGGCAACTTCCACAATAACTAAAAGTTGGCGTTATTCGAGTAGGTCTGTGTTTATGAAGAAATACAACAGAAGAGTACAAGTAAACTTGCCACAGCCAATGCAGGGAattgaaataaatgaaaatagcCAGTACTCAACATTGGAGGTGGAGCCGAACACATCGCCTCCAAATCAACAACATCATCTTAAGTGTGAAATTTGCTGCCTCCTCAAACCTGACGATACGTTAATAGAACACCTACATGCACAAACTGCACATATCTGTACATACTCTGGTTCAGGGCATCACCAGTACATGCAAGGAAACCTGCCACAGCCAATGAAGGGAattgaaataaatgaaaatagtCAGTACTCAACATTGAAGGTGGAGCCGAACACATCGCCTCCAAATCAACAACATCATCTTAAGTGTCTTATTTGTTACCTACTCATACCTGATGATAAGTTAAATGAACACCTACAAACTGCGCATACTAGCACATACTGTGGTCCAGGGCATCATCAGTACTTATATATTAAAAGTCATCTTACTAATGAGCATTACTGTGCGTATTGCGAGAAATATTTATCAAAGAGTGATCTCAGAATTCATCAGCGATCACAGCATTTTCAGTGCAGCGATTGCAAGAAgtatttcacacacaaaaaaggtcTTAGAATCCATCAGAAGTCTGCGCATGCACATGTAGGTTGTGTGTATTGTAATATGCGTATTACAAAGAGTGATCTCCaacttcatctcaagtctgagcatttctGTGAGTATTGCAAGAAGTGTTTCGCAAAGGAATATCTCAAACTTCATCTCAAATCTGAACATTTTTGTGAGTATTGCAAGTCGTTTTTCACAAAGGAAGATCTCAATCTCCATCTCAGGTCTGAGCATTTGTGTGTATATTGCAAGACGTTCTTCTCAAAGGGAGATCTCAAACTTCACGTGAAGTCTgaacatttttgtatttattGCAAGACGTTTTACTCAAAGAAagatctccatctccatctcagGTCTGAGCATATGTGTGTGTATTGCAAGACGTTCTTCTCAAACGGAGATCTCAAACTTCATATGAAGTCGACTGAACATTTATGTTCGTATTGCCAGAAGTCCTTCACTCACAAAGATCTGAAACGTCATCTCACGTCGgagcatttatgtgtgtattgcaagaaATATGTTGAAGTTCGAAAACTCCATCTTGAGTCTGAGCATATATGTATGGTGTGCAAATCGCATTATATAACAAGGAAGCGCTCGAACTTCATCACaaatctgagcatttatgtgaggATTGCCAGAAGCTTTTTACAAAggaagatctcaaacttcatctcaaatctgaacatttatgtgtgtattgcaagaCGTTCTTCATAA